The nucleotide sequence CTAGGTGACTACGCGACCCGTAATGCTCTGATCAAAATATCAGAACAGTAGCACAGGTTTAGGCCGCCGGACTTCTCCTCGTTGGCTGAGAAATCTCGTTCCTAGCCATAGTAACACCCTCCGCCGAATACGGTTCTTTGTGAACCTTTTGTAAGCAAACAGCTCAAGGCGCTATCAACTCAGCGATCTTGGCCGCGACATCATCCATCGTGTCGCCGTCTGCTGTGCTGAGTCCAGTGCGAGAACCGAGGAGGGGACTTACATCTCTAAGTTCCCCGTAAGTTGTATCGTGCACAACAGGAACAAGGAGGTCACGGGCAAGAAGGACAGACAGTTCCTTGTCTGCAATACCCTCTCCCGCAAGGCGTTTAAGCAGGGCAGGTGTTACCAAAACAACCCCGACTCGCGAGTTCGCCAGTCCCTTATCAATTTCACGAAGGAGAGGCGTGCCTAGAGCTACATCTTTCTCACTAAACCACACCGAAATTTTTCGCGCCTCTAGCTTGTCGTGAAGTTCCTTTGCGGATTGTCGTCTATCGTCCCACGCGTGGCACAGGAATACGTCCCTGCGGTCGGGCTTAGCAGGGCGTTGTTCAACACTCCGACGGTAAGGCTCCAATGCGCGAATTTCCGCTGCGGTATATGATACGGAAGAGCCTGCTTTTGACCATCTCGGTCGTGTACTTGAACCTGAATTGCTAGAACCGCCAGAGTCCGCTGAGTAACTTGGCGATGGAATATACGATGAAGGAGAAGAGTATCCTCCAAAACTACTGCCCCCGCCATAGTATCTGCCATATCGCCCACCACACGCAGGGCAATTAGCTTTTCCACTTGCTGTTCGGTGGCCGACTACGGGGGCTGTGCATCTTGGCATAAAAGGTTCGATAGCTAGTTAATTCTGTATTTTCCAGCTAATTCCTCTATTGAATGTAACTGCGAACTGAGATAGAGTTGATTAGACATAAAGTCCCATTGCCGTTTTACCGTCTCAATAAAACCCCGAAATCTCATTAACTAGCACTACGATGAACAGCGGGAATATCAACAGACGACCTCCACCGATCGGGAAACGTGCCAATACACAGAAACAGCCCCAAACAACCGCGAACCAAGCGCTCAATGCAGGATACATCTGTCTCGCAATCGCGGTCGGTGCAGTTCTGATCGGTGGTCCGTTCGGATGGTTACTCGCGGGACCACTGACAACGGCGTGCGTCGTTTTGAGTATCATTACGATGACCAAAGGCAGGACCTCCGGAGGCGTCATTCTGCTTGTCACATCTTTGACTCTCCCAGCGTTCTTCACATTGATTTGGTATCTGTTTATCGCCGCATTATTCATCGGAGTCAGCGCGACTGCGTGACCAGGTAAGCTGTTCTCACCGACTCCAGAATTCGCCCTGGGCAAACTTCCCTCGATTAGCCAGGAAGTCGTTCAATTCGGCTCTCGATAGCCAACGGCCCGCGCCGGCCGAGCCAGATCCGACCGGGGGCACAATTCCGCCCAGCACTTGGTCAATGACGGCCGCGCCGTCCCCAGGCTCCATTGCGGAACAATTCCAGGCCCCTCCGGCCGCTATCCAGCTTCGGAGCATATCAAGGGCCCTGTCAGTGACGTTTCGGCCGTCTACCGCCAGGGAGACCGGATTTGCGCCTAACAGATGCATGCGATGCCACTGACGCAGCGCGCTCGCTGGCGTTTTAGCAATACACACACCAGGTGCGAAGCTCATTTTGTAGGTCCGACGGTGTATTGCCGGCATGCAAGTATCGTTAAGTTTTACCACTCGTTTTTAACGAGCTGGTTTAGCCGGAAATTTCCGAAAGGGGCGTAGGTGGGACACCTTTTTGAGGACTTAGCTCGTTTGATTCCAACATATTAGGGGATTTCTCGGAGCGATTTCGGGGAGGTCCTAGCCATACGCGGCCGAGGTCGCGAAGCTCCACGAAATTGCGCTCCACGCGTTCCAGGAACGGACGGATCACGTTGCCGTTTTCATCAAGTTCGCCGTCGCGTTCCGTGATCGTGCGACCGTCCGAAAGGAGCACGTTCACGTGAGAGCCTTTGACGATGTAACCACGCACCCAGAGTTCCGGAGCTTTCGCCGTGGGAATTTCGGTTTGGGTGACGCTCACGGGATCAGGTTCTTCCGTGAAATCCGGAGTCTGTTCAGATTCACTCTGAACCGCCGTTACTTGCTCGTTACGGCCTTCATAAATGCAGGAGCGAGTCAGCACACCTACCGCACTGCCGAGGGAGCAGAAGAGGATTACACGAAGCACAGAACGCATGATGAGACGATCAGCAGGCCTTCCGCCCACCCGATGGTTGAGGGTTTCCGTTTCTTGACGCGTTTCCTTTTGGGGATGCGTTCCAGGGGCGAAGCCGATACCACTTTCATATTGGCGAACTGATCGGCCGCTTCGCCCAGGAGCGCGTCAGAGTTGTAGAGTTCGCAGGCCCAGGAGGGACGCAGAAACACTTCCGAGTGCTGTTTCACCGGCTTCGCGTTGCCGACCGCGATGTCGAAACACACGCGGGTAAACACAGGGATGGGGAAGGGGATCAGCCCCATAATTTTGTAGTGCCGGAAGTTCCGGCACATCCAGAGCAGGTTCGCTTTTTTGCGAAGCTGTTTATCGATGTCTTCCGGACTTTGGGTGATGAACAGTAGGATGATATCGAGTTTCCGGCACAGCGTTATGAAAGTGAGCATTTCCCGGTCGCGGGGATCTTTTCGCGTACTTTGGTAGTCGCGGGAATTCCATTCCAGGTGTGCTTCATCGAGCATGACCAGGACTTGCGAATCAGCGGTTCCCCTGGAGATTTGACGGTGAAAGTCGCGGAGTGATTTTCCGTCCAGAATCGTAAGGCGTTCCGGGTCGTATTTGTAGCCGCGTTCCGCCATGCGCTGTTCGATTTTGTCCGGAAACATTTCGACGTTCGTGAAGCAGTAAGCGCCGCGTTCCAGGTGCCAGTAGGCGCGTTCGGCCGCGCACATCGATTTGCCGCCGCCCAGGGTTCCCGCGATGATTTCGATTAACCCGTTCATGAGATCGTCGGAATGAACGATTTGATGGCTCGGATCACTGAGCACGTCAGTCTCAGTCCGGCATAGGTCACGATCATCGAGAGGACCGTGTCCAGGGGGAACAGGTAATTGATCAGCGAAAGCGGTGACACATCAAAGGTGCCGGCAGTGGCTGGCGCGACGAGCGCGTCAATGCGCTGAAAGAGTGATTCCCAAAGGGAATTCACCCATCCGCTAATTGTGAGCGCGATAGTGCCGAGGACCAAAACGGCTTTCAGGACCGGCGTCGTTTCCGTAAAAAAACGAACGATTTGATAAAGGACGTTGAGCATGGTTCAGGTCGCGAACGCTTCGCGAATAGCGCGCAGAGACATGAAGAAAAACCAGATGGCGAGCGCACCGCGCACCAGGGCTTTGAATATGGTAATACCGGTTTCGTAGTCCGAAAAATCGATATCGATAGCGAGGTCAGGCCCGCTCTGCATGGGTAGGGAAAAGGCGAATACAGACACACTGCCGAGGCCTTCAATGCTCACGAGTTCGGGTAGTTTGTTCTCGATCGCGAGCACGCCGGAGGGTTCGAGTTCCAAACCTACTTCATCCGCAACATCTGTTTCGTCCGGAACCGTTGGGTCTTCCGGCCCGCTTCCGTCTCCTTCGATTGCTGCCTTGAGTGAGTTGATCGCACTAACGGTGTTCGAATTGCCGCTTTGGATTTCCGACCGTATGGAGACGAGGTTTTTGGCGAGATTGGCCACGCCGCTTTTATAGGTCGCGTTCGTTAGTGCGTCGTTGGGTTTGGTGTCCGTATTGGGTGACCAAATAGGCGCATCGTTGTTTTGAGTTACTCCTTCCGGAGTCGTGGCCGTGGGGGCTTTGTCACTTTGTGGCACTTCGACCGGTTCAGGCAGCTCGTCCCCTGGCAGCACTAATTCCGGGTCAATTTCGACCCCGGTATCAAGTTCGGTCAGTGCTCCGTCCACCACCATCCATTGGTCATCGGAGTATTCCAGATCGGGAATTTCTTCGACCACCGTCACAACGGCGTAAGAAGGCACTTCAAATTCCTGAATCACAGCCTGACCAGGCTGAAGCGTTATTTCTCCGACAGGGCTGCCGTCCTGAATGAGTCGATACGTCACCGCAACGTCGCGAGTATTGCGCAGCGATAGGCGAACCGTCTTGTTTTGGTGGTTACTTCCCACCGGAAACGGTTGGTGGATCCTTTCGCCTTTGACGTAGGTCGGGACAGTTGCGTTATCCGTGGAGTAGACGCGTTCCACGATGTAATGCGATTCTCCTGACAATACGTCGAACGGTCCAAGAATCCCGACCGTGATCGGGAGCCCCCCGTCTCCGGTGAACCATTGCACGTTCGCTAGCTTTGACGCGTAACTCGCCGGTGTTCCATCGTCATGAATAACCGAGATGACAAGGGTGTCTCCGTTCACACTTCCAGTCCATGGGGCACTAGAGGCCTCTGGATCCGCGAGGTTGACGGTACGAATGTAGAACTGGCTCGTGTCACTCCCAGGCACAAATTCCCACTTCGCAGAGACCCAGAATTGGAAATTGCCTTCCACGGCTAGGTCTTCACTCCATGCCGTGAATGCCGACAGTATGA is from Synoicihabitans lomoniglobus and encodes:
- a CDS encoding zonular occludens toxin domain-containing protein, whose protein sequence is MNGLIEIIAGTLGGGKSMCAAERAYWHLERGAYCFTNVEMFPDKIEQRMAERGYKYDPERLTILDGKSLRDFHRQISRGTADSQVLVMLDEAHLEWNSRDYQSTRKDPRDREMLTFITLCRKLDIILLFITQSPEDIDKQLRKKANLLWMCRNFRHYKIMGLIPFPIPVFTRVCFDIAVGNAKPVKQHSEVFLRPSWACELYNSDALLGEAADQFANMKVVSASPLERIPKRKRVKKRKPSTIGWAEGLLIVSSCVLCFV
- a CDS encoding toll/interleukin-1 receptor domain-containing protein; amino-acid sequence: MPRCTAPVVGHRTASGKANCPACGGRYGRYYGGGSSFGGYSSPSSYIPSPSYSADSGGSSNSGSSTRPRWSKAGSSVSYTAAEIRALEPYRRSVEQRPAKPDRRDVFLCHAWDDRRQSAKELHDKLEARKISVWFSEKDVALGTPLLREIDKGLANSRVGVVLVTPALLKRLAGEGIADKELSVLLARDLLVPVVHDTTYGELRDVSPLLGSRTGLSTADGDTMDDVAAKIAELIAP